TGCAAACAGCTCAATCAGAGCCAAGGCCGCGGGCCTGACATCGGGCGCAACCACCCAGCCCGCGGACCGCTCGGCGACTTCCGGCAGATTGCATTCGCTAGAAATGACCGCCGGGAGCCCCGCCGCGAGCGCCTCCAGCGCTGCGACAGGCAAACCCTCGGAGCGGGAAATCAGTGCAAACCCATCCGCTCCGGCGAGCGCCTCACCCTTGCCCGCCCCCGAAACCTCGCCAATGAAACGGCATCTCGCCGCAAGATCGAGACCCCGCGCCAACTCCTCCATTTCAGCCCGGTACCCGGACCCTGCGTCGTCGCCAGCGACCACGAGATAGAGTTCCGGATGAGTCCTCGCGATCATCTGGAATGCCCTCAGCAAAATATCCAGCCCCTTTTTCTCATGCACCCGCGAAAGAAACAGCAACACGCGACTCCCGAGTGGCAGGCCCAGTTCCCGCGCGAGTCCTCCGGTATTCCTGGGACGTAAAGTCTCGCCGCGTGAGACGCCGTTTGGAATTATCGTAGCTGGAGCGCGCAAGCCTGCCTCGCGGAACTGAGCGGCCTCTTTGAGAGTCAGAGCCTGCAAACCTGCAGCAGACTGGAGCAAAGGCCACTCGGTCAGCGCGCCATACAACTTCTTGCCGAGCCGGTTCTGGCGAAGCGCCCATGAATCCAGTGAACCTTGCGGAGCGACCACATAAGGCTTGCTCGCCTTGTATGCGCAACGCATCGCCCACCAACTCGGGAAATTCCAGATGGCATGCACATGGACAAGATCGGCTTTGGCAACCTCCCTCGGCAAACGCCGCGCCAGCGCCCACGAGATCCCTGGGTTATTCAACGGCACGCTCAACGGATACTTGAGGTTCTCAGCCCAACGAGAATCTGGCGCCAGCGATGCGCAATTCGGCTTCTCCACGTGAGCAACGCTCACCTTCATGCCCAAGCGCCCTTGCGCCTCAGCCAGCGGGAGCACAATATGCGTGGTCCCTGAAGAATTGGCCAATCCGCGAATGACATGAAGTACACGCATACGCTAACTAGCCCCAAGGGCGGCACCGACCGCCGATGCAAGCCCCTGGGCAAAGCGTCTTGGGCCAAAATCATCTACGCGGGCACATGCGGCAGCCCCAAACCTGGCAAGGGCCGGACCATCGAGTTCGCCAACGCGGCACATCGCATCCGCGATTTCGCTATCACACCAGGCATTGAATGAATACCCATTCACTCCATCCTGAAGCAATTCACTCGCCGCACCAACCGATCGCGCGACCAGCAACGGCAGCGAGCACGCCGCAGCTTCATTGACCACCAATCCCCAGGCTTCGGCTTTTGCGGGATGAATGAAAGCGCCAGCGCCGGCATACCATCTCGGCAGTTCCTCGTATTGCAGGAATCCCATCCAAAATACAACGTCATCCAGACCCAGGTCCGAGCAGAGGCGCCGAAGTCGAGCTTCCTCTGCCCCGGTACCCGAAATGACGAGGTTCCAGGCGTGCTTCCCCACCCGCCTTCGATAAATAGTATAGGCACGCAGCAAGCCGTCGAAGTTCTTCCGCTCCAGCAAGCGCGCACAAGCAAAGAAGTACGGACCACCTGAGCCAATTCTTCCTTGCGTTCCCATGCTTCTATGGGCCGCGGCGGAATCGCGAAAATAATCGTTATCAACCGCGTTGTAGCCCAGGAAGATGCGATCGCGCGGAACGCCAAGCCTGGCGAGGTAGTCCGCATGCACGCGCCCTCCCACCAGCCCCGCATGAACCCTTCGCAGCAACCAACGCTTTCCAAACTCCTTCCAGGCCCAACGACGCGCGTCCTCGTGCCGGGTTTCAGACATCACGACGGCTCTCCGGCTCCTCCGCGCGGCCACCCAGTCCAGAGCCGCGCGGGCCTCGGCGACCGACCATCCGTTAATGACCACCACGTCCGTGCACAGACTGTCAAGCCACTCATGAACAGCCACCCGAATCGTGGAAGCAGGCAGATGGGCATAGTCCACACCAGGAAACAGAGTCGTAGCCCATGATGGTCGCGCCAAAGCCTCGGTTTTCCAATCATAGGCATCGCGACTGCATATCTCGGCAAGCGCGAGCCCCCAACCGTTCTGAGCAATCAAGCGCTGACCTGCGCTTGCGCGCGCCAAGTGATAGGGACCGATGCGCCCCCAGAGTAGTGCCACACGCAGACAAGGGGCACCAGCCTCATCGGCACCAGCCGTCATGACCCAAACGCGCTTCTTTCAAACACCACCGGGCGCCCGCTTCCCGCGAGTAGCGAGCTCTTCTTGGCTACGATTTTTCTGTCGAATATCACGCCCAATGAACCAACGCCACGCCACGAAGGTTCCGACGGCCATCACCAGAAAGCGCTGATACCAGGCCGAGAAGGACTGGGTCGGAAGATATATGCAAAGACCGAGCGCGCCCAGAAAGATCACCGTCCATACCTGACCAATGGTCCGATGCTTGAACCATAGCCACCGCAGGAAGCGACCAAGCAGAAATACGAAGAACAGGGCAAACCACCACCATTCAGAATACAAATCGGAGAGCACGCCGATCGAATGACCCGCGGGCAAAGGAAAGCCAAGCGCAACCACTTGCTCGTACTCCTCAAAGCCGGTGGGATTCCCTCCCGTCTTCCAGTAAGCTCCAACGTCCTCATATTTTGTCGGCCAAAGTTGACGCGGAATCGGGCGAATGAGCAGATCAACCCACCAGCGCTTACCCCAGAAAAACGCATTGTAGTATTCGGTAATCAACGCGCTTCCAACTCCGCTCACATAATCATTCTGGGACAACTGCCCGGTATCTGGCAAGAGTGTCGACGTAAGCCCGACTCTGGTCGGCCCCCCCCCCTCGTCAGCAAACCAGGACTGCCGGTTCGTCCACAGAAAAATGACCGAGAGGAGAATGACACTGATCGCAAGCCCGGTGCGCAAGAGCCCGGGCGCTCGACCCCTCGAAACGACCCAGGAGACGAACAACGTAGCCAGAGAAATAAACAACGGTCCGCGACGGACACCCAAGGTGCCCTGAAGTAAATTTGGACTCAGCATGACCACCACGACACACCAATCGACTGCGCGAAAACCACGTCCCTGTCGCGCAAGGGAATAAATAAGCGCAGCCGGGTACGACAGCAGGTAGGCTTCACCGACGTAACCGCTGGCGGCCCGCCCGCCACCCTTGTATACCGAATATGCGGCTTCAAACCCGCCAACGTTGAAGATCGATGTCAGGTAGCTGAGGATTGCCACCGAGCCCAGAACGACGGACAGCCGCACGAGCCTGCGGCGGGTCCTATCGACCGAAACAGTTGCCGCCAAAGAGCGCCACGGACTCAATTCCTTTGGAGATGCCAGTCGCCGGCCCCGCGTCCAGACCATACCAATCATCATGCACACCAGTGCCGCGCAATAGTATGCTTGCACGCGGTTCAAGGACCCTTCCCCCAGCAGGCTTGTCAGGTCACCATTACGGTCAAGCAGCAGCGGCCAGAAGCAATACCCGGCGAGCATCAGCGGCGCAGTAAAGACGGCAGGATGAAACGCGTCGCGGTATCGCGCATAAGCGATTATTGCCGCCAGCGCAACCACAAAACCACTGCAAAGTGCCAGATAGGTGAACAAGATCTACTGCAGACCGATCCCGATGGAGTGGAAGGGTAGCGCGACCCCGCGGATCAATTCACAGAAGACAACAACTCGCAACATCACTCTGCAGGCTTCCTTGCCTGGACATAATAAGAGAAAGGCACCGCAGGCGACCTTGAGTCCAGCGGGAGCAACGGTAGTGCGACGAGAAAGCACGGAACACCCGCCCAAGGCCCAAAGCGCTCCTGAAGCGCTTTGGTACGCGAATTGAACCATTGTCGAATCGCGCCGCCGAAACCAAATGGCGCCTCAACCTGGAATCCGATCGGGCCCAGCAGGTCCCTGAACGCAGCCTCATTATAGCCTGCACGTACATGTCCGCCCTTCTCCTCCAGATCCAGCGGAAAATTCGCGTTGTAAGGGTGGTCCGCATTCGGGGTGGTCAGATGCAGGTATCCCCCTGGCTTCAGCAGGGAGTAGAAGGCGGCGCATATCCCTCGATCATCGACTATATGCTCGATAACATCAG
The Rhodanobacteraceae bacterium genome window above contains:
- a CDS encoding glycosyltransferase, whose product is MANSSGTTHIVLPLAEAQGRLGMKVSVAHVEKPNCASLAPDSRWAENLKYPLSVPLNNPGISWALARRLPREVAKADLVHVHAIWNFPSWWAMRCAYKASKPYVVAPQGSLDSWALRQNRLGKKLYGALTEWPLLQSAAGLQALTLKEAAQFREAGLRAPATIIPNGVSRGETLRPRNTGGLARELGLPLGSRVLLFLSRVHEKKGLDILLRAFQMIARTHPELYLVVAGDDAGSGYRAEMEELARGLDLAARCRFIGEVSGAGKGEALAGADGFALISRSEGLPVAALEALAAGLPAVISSECNLPEVAERSAGWVVAPDVRPAALALIELFANLDHANERGIRARAMVAERFTWDKIAAQTGAVYKDILMRTGFARSN
- a CDS encoding glycosyltransferase family 4 protein, translated to MIAQNGWGLALAEICSRDAYDWKTEALARPSWATTLFPGVDYAHLPASTIRVAVHEWLDSLCTDVVVINGWSVAEARAALDWVAARRSRRAVVMSETRHEDARRWAWKEFGKRWLLRRVHAGLVGGRVHADYLARLGVPRDRIFLGYNAVDNDYFRDSAAAHRSMGTQGRIGSGGPYFFACARLLERKNFDGLLRAYTIYRRRVGKHAWNLVISGTGAEEARLRRLCSDLGLDDVVFWMGFLQYEELPRWYAGAGAFIHPAKAEAWGLVVNEAAACSLPLLVARSVGAASELLQDGVNGYSFNAWCDSEIADAMCRVGELDGPALARFGAAACARVDDFGPRRFAQGLASAVGAALGAS
- a CDS encoding methyltransferase domain-containing protein encodes the protein MDTLKWWIFPGVNLHARERFRIVPLHFRGGEGRSQTMLDAGFGNGMLSLQAWRRGYRVIGVSLKESEVRGARRLFNEKLGISEGEICFLDHNLYDTDGLKRRYGEFDEIVCADVIEHIVDDRGICAAFYSLLKPGGYLHLTTPNADHPYNANFPLDLEEKGGHVRAGYNEAAFRDLLGPIGFQVEAPFGFGGAIRQWFNSRTKALQERFGPWAGVPCFLVALPLLPLDSRSPAVPFSYYVQARKPAE